A stretch of the Bdellovibrio sp. 22V genome encodes the following:
- a CDS encoding CinA family protein, producing the protein MSLRDEKLQELIRSLRDQKLTVSFAESCTGGALSSFLTEQAGVSDIFLGSVVSYSNEAKVDLLGVRRDTLMQEGAVSESVARQMAHGVRRQLKTDWSVAITGIAGPSGGTPTKPVGTVCIAVVGPNFEDSRKELFSGDRKAIQQASVDYSVNWLCEILDK; encoded by the coding sequence ATGAGCCTTCGCGATGAGAAACTGCAAGAACTCATTCGATCCCTTCGCGACCAAAAACTCACAGTGAGTTTTGCGGAAAGTTGTACTGGAGGTGCACTTTCTAGTTTTCTAACAGAGCAAGCAGGCGTGTCCGACATCTTTTTAGGCTCTGTGGTTTCTTACTCTAACGAGGCGAAGGTGGATCTTCTGGGGGTCCGTCGAGACACTCTCATGCAAGAGGGTGCGGTGAGCGAAAGTGTCGCTCGTCAAATGGCGCACGGAGTGCGTCGACAGCTTAAAACTGACTGGTCTGTGGCGATCACAGGTATCGCAGGTCCGAGTGGTGGAACACCCACGAAGCCTGTTGGGACTGTATGCATTGCCGTTGTTGGACCGAACTTTGAAGACTCGCGAAAGGAACTCTTTTCGGGAGATCGCAAAGCCATCCAACAAGCATCCGTCGACTATTCAGTAAATTGGCTGTGTGAAATTCTCGACAAATAA
- the recA gene encoding recombinase RecA: MANASVDSKANNEKIKALELAVSTIEKQFGKGSIMRLGANESLVKDVEAISTGALSLDIALGIGGLPKGRIVEIYGPESSGKTTIALSAIAQAQKKGGVVAFVDAEHALDVNYARKLGVNTEDLLISQPDTGEQALEITETLVRSGAIDVLVVDSVAALVPRAEIEGEMGDSHVGLQARLMSQALRKLTAAINRSNTLVIFINQIRMKIGVMFGNPETTTGGNALKFYSSVRLDVRRVGAIKNGEDVIGNRTAVKVVKNKMAPPFTKTEFDLMYGEGISEEGDILDLAVTANMVEKSGAWFSINGERMGQGRDQAKNFLKEHPEYKTELRAKILAANGIGKLLMDANNPENAEHMNEEAPAETEDAAPKKAKKGKH; the protein is encoded by the coding sequence ATGGCAAATGCTTCTGTAGACAGTAAAGCTAACAACGAAAAAATCAAAGCCTTGGAATTGGCTGTTTCGACAATCGAAAAGCAATTCGGTAAAGGTTCCATCATGCGTTTGGGCGCGAACGAAAGTCTTGTCAAAGACGTTGAAGCGATCAGCACAGGTGCATTGAGCTTGGATATCGCTCTAGGTATCGGCGGTCTTCCAAAAGGCCGTATCGTTGAGATCTATGGCCCTGAATCTTCAGGTAAAACAACAATCGCTCTTTCTGCAATTGCGCAAGCTCAGAAAAAAGGCGGCGTTGTTGCTTTCGTCGATGCGGAACACGCCTTGGATGTTAACTACGCTCGTAAATTGGGTGTGAACACAGAAGATCTTTTGATCTCTCAACCAGACACAGGTGAACAAGCTTTGGAAATTACAGAAACTCTTGTTCGCTCTGGCGCGATCGACGTCTTGGTTGTCGACTCCGTAGCGGCATTGGTTCCTCGTGCGGAGATCGAAGGTGAGATGGGTGATTCTCACGTAGGTCTTCAAGCGCGTTTGATGTCTCAAGCTCTTCGTAAATTGACTGCGGCTATCAACCGTTCCAACACACTTGTTATCTTCATCAACCAAATTCGTATGAAGATCGGTGTTATGTTCGGTAACCCTGAAACAACAACGGGTGGTAACGCTTTGAAGTTCTACTCTTCAGTGCGTTTGGATGTACGCCGTGTAGGCGCGATCAAGAACGGCGAAGACGTGATCGGAAACCGCACAGCTGTTAAAGTTGTGAAAAATAAAATGGCTCCTCCTTTCACAAAAACGGAATTCGACTTGATGTACGGTGAAGGTATCTCTGAAGAAGGTGATATCTTGGATTTGGCAGTGACTGCAAACATGGTTGAAAAATCAGGTGCATGGTTCTCCATCAATGGCGAGCGTATGGGTCAAGGTCGCGACCAAGCTAAGAACTTCTTGAAAGAGCACCCAGAATACAAAACGGAACTTCGCGCGAAGATCTTGGCTGCAAACGGTATCGGTAAACTTTTGATGGATGCGAATAATCCTGAAAATGCAGAGCACATGAATGAAGAAGCTCCTGCAGAAACAGAAGATGCAGCACCTAAGAAAGCGAAAAAAGGAAAACACTAG
- a CDS encoding S8 family serine peptidase → MPFSALCNSVFVCLILGSQTLYAAFDVIKEKFDNGVVANESYYRDGELVEQRYYNIEGKFSTWLRYSYPQQGHVIKSKLSVEKESFGRIENKEEWTGLDKKNNSTETSLRLKRWVYSDKAPFTLEWVEHYETLKPFRVVQKDYLNKNEELLSFINFTYQDDSEKPAAFVEKNKDGKIISQFSLYEKYDVANSLRRAGKTAAEIEVLKRQRENPHKFLIAIIDSGFDYNHSELAAKWWNNPLEPVDGIDNDGNGWVDDNFGWEQVKNVSLPTESSTSMAKDHRPLSHGTHVAHIAIRGLDNAALIGFAGDYTQASYIDKISAFLKKHHVKIVNMSLGLPHDNKDLLGLRDAIKAYKRMIDENPETLFVVAAGNSEQDLDQSKNRQYPASFTQPNVLKVGALDASEIAKVTPQNAKMAYFSNFGKANVDILAPGVDILAASLGGGLIAHSGTSMASPYMANLVAQLWTELPHLKATEVRELFVQTAQVMPTPAPVRSGGYVDLKAALLKGKMDFLKGRFAKSDGPNCWNSSTYLAGLAKGVHHTYGSEFAFLMDSPLCENVPLEQMQKGDIVALRRFDRHGRLLPAAFLSEVHGYTYAGEGLGFTKNGVHRSAPYELQTREEIFRFYKSSEARNCKMNGLDRKDCNLKELAYRCIDFETYMKAHGGLNVFEKDVLYRISLFEKHLQSELLLGQKSPLSREQALRAIQQALAHLKQGGSSAFVLDYLESRVESLDTVFAVSQ, encoded by the coding sequence ATGCCATTTTCAGCCCTTTGCAACAGCGTCTTTGTTTGTCTCATTTTGGGATCGCAAACCTTGTATGCAGCCTTTGACGTGATCAAGGAAAAGTTTGATAACGGCGTTGTCGCCAACGAATCTTACTATCGCGATGGTGAACTTGTTGAACAACGCTACTACAACATCGAAGGTAAATTCTCTACGTGGCTGCGCTATTCTTATCCCCAACAAGGTCACGTTATTAAGAGCAAACTTTCCGTAGAAAAAGAATCCTTTGGACGAATTGAAAACAAAGAGGAATGGACCGGCCTCGACAAAAAGAACAACTCGACAGAGACTTCCCTTCGCCTGAAACGGTGGGTCTATTCGGATAAAGCGCCTTTTACACTGGAATGGGTGGAGCATTACGAAACCCTGAAGCCTTTCCGCGTCGTGCAAAAAGACTATTTGAACAAAAATGAAGAACTGCTGTCCTTCATTAATTTTACCTATCAAGACGATTCGGAAAAACCGGCCGCCTTTGTTGAAAAAAACAAAGATGGAAAAATTATTTCGCAGTTTTCCCTTTATGAAAAGTACGACGTTGCAAACTCACTTCGCCGTGCCGGTAAAACCGCCGCTGAAATTGAAGTTTTAAAGCGTCAACGGGAAAATCCGCACAAGTTTCTGATCGCTATTATCGATTCCGGTTTCGATTACAATCACAGCGAACTCGCAGCCAAGTGGTGGAACAATCCGCTAGAGCCCGTCGATGGCATCGACAACGACGGAAATGGTTGGGTTGATGATAACTTCGGCTGGGAACAAGTGAAGAATGTCAGTCTTCCCACAGAGTCTTCCACAAGCATGGCGAAAGATCATCGTCCGTTGTCCCATGGAACTCACGTCGCCCACATCGCTATTCGCGGACTCGACAATGCGGCCCTGATCGGATTCGCCGGAGACTATACGCAAGCTTCCTACATTGATAAAATCTCCGCCTTCCTGAAAAAGCATCATGTGAAAATTGTGAATATGAGTTTGGGCCTGCCTCACGACAACAAAGATCTTCTTGGTCTGCGTGATGCAATCAAAGCTTACAAGCGAATGATTGATGAAAATCCGGAAACTCTTTTCGTTGTCGCCGCGGGAAATTCAGAACAAGATCTCGACCAATCGAAAAACCGACAGTATCCCGCAAGCTTCACGCAACCCAATGTTTTAAAAGTCGGTGCCTTGGATGCTTCCGAGATCGCAAAGGTGACTCCGCAGAATGCAAAGATGGCGTACTTCAGCAACTTCGGAAAAGCCAACGTCGACATTCTTGCTCCCGGAGTCGATATTCTCGCAGCAAGCCTCGGCGGAGGTTTGATCGCGCATTCAGGAACATCCATGGCTTCGCCTTATATGGCAAATTTGGTTGCCCAACTGTGGACCGAGCTTCCTCATCTTAAAGCGACAGAGGTGCGTGAGCTCTTCGTGCAAACCGCGCAGGTGATGCCGACACCAGCACCCGTGCGCTCCGGAGGGTATGTCGATTTGAAAGCGGCGCTTTTAAAAGGAAAGATGGATTTTCTAAAGGGTCGGTTTGCAAAATCCGATGGACCGAATTGCTGGAACTCCTCCACATACTTAGCAGGTCTTGCGAAGGGCGTTCACCACACCTACGGTTCTGAGTTCGCATTCTTGATGGATTCACCTTTGTGTGAAAATGTTCCCTTGGAACAAATGCAAAAAGGCGACATCGTTGCTCTTCGCCGTTTTGATCGTCACGGTCGCTTGCTACCCGCCGCCTTTCTTTCCGAAGTTCATGGATATACTTATGCCGGAGAAGGACTTGGCTTCACGAAAAATGGCGTACACCGAAGCGCTCCCTATGAGTTGCAAACCCGCGAAGAAATCTTCCGTTTTTATAAATCTTCCGAAGCAAGAAACTGCAAAATGAATGGCTTGGACAGAAAAGACTGCAACCTCAAAGAGCTTGCCTATCGTTGTATTGATTTTGAAACCTACATGAAGGCCCACGGAGGACTGAATGTTTTCGAAAAAGACGTTCTTTACCGAATCTCTCTGTTCGAAAAACATTTGCAATCAGAGCTCTTATTGGGGCAGAAAAGCCCGCTCTCTCGCGAACAAGCGCTAAGAGCGATACAGCAAGCCTTGGCCCATCTCAAACAAGGCGGCAGTTCTGCATTTGTTCTTGATTACCTGGAATCTCGTGTTGAATCGCTCGATACGGTTTTCGCGGTTTCTCAATGA